One stretch of Ornithinimicrobium ciconiae DNA includes these proteins:
- a CDS encoding DUF3068 domain-containing protein gives MRRTLGMLSLVVGAFALLLGMLAKPVIYESLAKIDLDQESVSVSRGGNMSALRVSGDGVEKLEGVTLLSTRTVVGIPGLVDGEDNSAFWQTTVESKVEDGPVLTYSDEGVSFDRTTGLANNCCGDYIAVGDPTDPDGVAPRESIEHDGLFFKFPFDTQQEDYPYWDGALERSVTAEFQGEERIEGVAAYKFVMVLGPEEVSESEGLPGELFGTDQPVDAGRIYQNTRSLWVEPNTGVILKGLEEQNVHFQPRDASLPTVPITVGTIGYTDETVAENADTYGSQGALLGFIRGPLTWVGILVGLALIALGAFLTLSGNRRPADAEDLATDGYAPEEGHDGSDGTDGYDDQQWDETDEDTITRRLYRERDSR, from the coding sequence ATGCGCCGCACCCTCGGCATGCTCAGTCTCGTAGTCGGGGCGTTCGCGCTGCTCCTGGGCATGCTGGCCAAGCCCGTCATCTACGAGTCGCTGGCCAAGATCGACCTCGACCAGGAGAGTGTCTCGGTCTCTCGCGGCGGCAACATGAGTGCCCTGCGCGTCTCCGGCGACGGCGTGGAGAAGCTGGAGGGAGTGACCCTCCTGTCGACCCGGACGGTGGTGGGCATCCCGGGTCTGGTGGACGGTGAGGACAACTCCGCGTTCTGGCAGACCACCGTGGAGTCCAAGGTCGAGGACGGGCCGGTGCTGACCTACTCCGACGAGGGAGTCTCCTTCGACCGGACCACGGGGCTGGCCAACAACTGCTGCGGCGACTACATCGCGGTGGGCGACCCGACCGACCCCGACGGGGTCGCTCCGCGAGAGAGCATCGAGCACGACGGTCTGTTCTTCAAGTTCCCGTTCGACACCCAGCAGGAGGACTACCCCTACTGGGACGGTGCGCTGGAACGGTCGGTCACCGCCGAGTTCCAGGGCGAGGAGCGGATCGAGGGAGTGGCCGCCTACAAGTTCGTGATGGTCCTGGGCCCGGAGGAGGTCTCCGAGAGCGAGGGTCTGCCGGGCGAGCTCTTTGGCACCGATCAGCCTGTCGACGCCGGCCGGATCTATCAGAACACCCGCTCGCTGTGGGTCGAGCCGAACACCGGGGTGATCCTCAAGGGGCTCGAGGAGCAGAACGTCCACTTCCAGCCACGCGATGCGAGCCTGCCGACGGTGCCGATCACGGTCGGCACGATCGGCTACACCGATGAGACGGTCGCCGAGAACGCTGACACCTATGGCAGCCAGGGCGCACTCCTGGGCTTCATCCGCGGACCACTGACCTGGGTGGGCATCCTGGTCGGCCTGGCGCTGATCGCGCTGGGAGCCTTCCTCACCCTGAGCGGCAACCGTCGACCCGCCGATGCCGAGGACCTCGCCACGGACGGCTACGCCCCGGAGGAGGGCCACGACGGCTCCGACGGGACGGACGGCTACGACGACCAGCAGTGGGACGAGACCGACGAGGACACCATCACGCGTCGTCTCTATCGCGAGCGCGACTCCCGATAA
- a CDS encoding acyltransferase family protein, protein MTAPLRRGFPDATPDARDATTPADPFGLRRRFGALDGLRAIGALMVVLTHVSAHTATSFTEPFGGILSRFDAGVALFFVISGFLLYRPYVAARLTGTPSPDIRGYLWRRALRVLPVLWLAVAGVWVFFDHGTPASLYLRHAALIHIYWPENWVLGLTQMWSLAVEAAFYVALPLLAWLLVRTARDPLAFVRRSLLVLVLLVLASPVWVYVVTVLDHATAPQWLPAYLGWFAVGMALVTWQQARCLGILPSSWLDGWARQPVTLWLCALAVLVIAATPVAGSRGLAAAVPAEAAFKNLIYAVFALLMVLPCIAALRGHEDPSAVRVLSRGVGRWLGDISYGIFAYHLLILELVGPVVGHENFTGGFWRLLLPTLLITIPVAWVSYRYIERPLMQWGRRVYPRR, encoded by the coding sequence ATGACCGCGCCCCTCCGTCGTGGATTTCCCGACGCCACTCCCGACGCCCGTGACGCCACAACCCCGGCGGATCCGTTCGGGCTGCGTCGCCGGTTTGGCGCGCTGGACGGGTTGCGCGCGATCGGGGCGCTGATGGTGGTGCTCACGCACGTCTCGGCGCACACCGCCACCAGCTTCACCGAGCCGTTCGGTGGGATCCTGTCCCGTTTCGATGCCGGGGTGGCGCTCTTCTTCGTCATCTCCGGGTTCCTGCTCTACCGCCCGTATGTCGCGGCGCGGCTGACCGGGACGCCCTCTCCCGACATCCGTGGTTATCTCTGGCGCCGTGCCCTGCGCGTCCTGCCGGTGCTGTGGCTCGCCGTGGCCGGGGTCTGGGTCTTCTTCGACCACGGCACCCCGGCCAGCCTCTACCTACGGCACGCCGCCCTGATCCACATCTACTGGCCCGAGAACTGGGTGCTCGGACTCACCCAGATGTGGAGCCTGGCGGTGGAGGCAGCCTTCTATGTCGCGCTGCCGTTGCTCGCCTGGTTGCTGGTGCGCACCGCCCGGGACCCGTTGGCCTTCGTCCGGCGCAGCCTGCTGGTCCTGGTGCTGCTGGTCCTGGCCAGCCCGGTGTGGGTCTATGTCGTCACCGTTCTGGACCATGCCACCGCCCCCCAGTGGCTGCCCGCCTATCTCGGCTGGTTCGCGGTCGGGATGGCTCTGGTGACCTGGCAGCAGGCCCGGTGTCTCGGCATACTCCCCAGCTCCTGGCTCGACGGGTGGGCCCGCCAGCCGGTCACCCTCTGGCTGTGTGCGCTCGCCGTCCTGGTGATCGCCGCGACCCCGGTCGCGGGTTCGCGGGGGTTGGCTGCGGCCGTGCCCGCGGAGGCGGCGTTCAAGAACCTGATCTATGCGGTCTTCGCGCTCCTCATGGTGCTGCCGTGCATCGCGGCTCTGCGCGGGCACGAGGACCCGTCGGCAGTCCGGGTCCTGTCCCGTGGCGTGGGCCGGTGGCTGGGTGACATCTCCTACGGGATCTTTGCCTACCACCTGCTGATCCTGGAGCTGGTCGGTCCGGTCGTCGGACACGAGAACTTCACCGGAGGCTTCTGGCGGTTGCTGCTGCCCACCCTGCTCATCACCATCCCGGTGGCCTGGGTGAGCTATCGCTACATCGAGAGGCCACTCATGCAGTGGGGGCGTCGGGTCTATCCGCGCCGCTGA
- a CDS encoding alpha-(1->3)-arabinofuranosyltransferase domain-containing protein — protein sequence MSRTPEQLTDPPPSRPDADDKGERAAYAQGSSPWPARLLLGCLALTALMFRQAPGLVVPDTKLDLTADPIGFLARSLHLWDPHGFLGQLQNQAYGYLLPVGPFHAVLLELGLPAWVVQRLWWSVVLCVAFLGAWRLVRALGMGSPWAAYAAAFAYALTPRMLSEVTITSVEVWPMAMAPWVLLPLVSRAPLTWWGRIWRSALAVALVGGVNAVATGAVLVLPTLWFLTRRLSREVLLALLAWLAAVVVAMAWWLVPLLVMGAHSPPFLDWIESAGTTTLVAGPTEALRGTTHWLFYLVTHSGPSWPAGRQYVDSWLLIAASLIIAVVGLVMLTVARTPHRLFLAVGLGTGLLLVGAGHTGVLAGVLAEPVQSLLDGPLAAFRNTHKFELVVRLPLVLLLASALTQATRWARRAQVHRALVPFATACLVVAVGAPAVASTLPRPGGYEQIAPHWVEAADWLDAQPGDGTVLVVPAAPFAEHTWGVTRDEPLQALLERPFAVRDAVPLGGAGSTRWLDEIQRRIGAGDGGPDLAQALARGGIGWVVVRNDLTLGAQQTPPIAPHQALVAAGLERVGDFGPPVGPPGETDTHTTRQRTIVPTPSVQVYAVPDPTPARLVPLDQTQLLTGGPEDVPALVAGAPAYLLQDAASALGGDLDAALGGAELAGTVVSDGYRRRAVNFGQAADNVSGMMTAAEEMPARAVNDYLLPGLGDPAVLTWPEPIASVTASSSRSDADVFGTTEAGHDPWRALDGSATSAWVGAGTSAVGQWWQLEFTQPQDLGSTLTIRVGSPAYYASVQTWQVETDAGTETTTMTPGRLTHELALPEGSTATLRLTVLEASAASGGSAALAEVDLPGLTPVAPSLQVRPATGEVEVISLRAQQLGRSACLMLGQRPLCAGAQSAPLEEPAGLRRTVALDTGAEYAVHGQVLPVDGTALEELLRVPGQVQVTASSRDVLAPYARPESVLDGDAGTGWVAGALDGSPTLTLTLPEPRRVGGLRVVSDYFLAASHPSELLVSLDGGEPMERVIGAESTVTWEETEVSTVEITFGGSFPVTTVDPLVPDSLRVLPVGVSELTLLGAEDLALPDPDRDLQLECGSGPDVIVADQTIQTRVSGTVRQVLERSRLDWVPCTDDDTLVLGSGAHDVVAEATEQWVPVALMLTRVDSETSNSAAGSVRGIPTAGAARGIPTAGAARGIPLEVTRPDPAALEVSLPERPADSLVVIAQNAGAGWSATLVSEDGQRTPLTPLVVDGWQQGFVVPAGAAGTVEATFGPDGAYRAGLGAGFLALLALLGAGALWHPGRPVRPLPAASPNVPEAVGLVLLFAILFAGLWGLGLALLAAGVLRLTPPRAAPAVVSVVGLVGTGLLTWLGPTPHGSAPSDVLPQVVVLLAILLALAGAARHVSARPPNSAGPPVSAGPPVSAGPPVSGADRPDAPTA from the coding sequence GTGAGCCGCACCCCTGAGCAGCTCACGGACCCGCCCCCCAGCAGACCGGACGCCGACGACAAGGGCGAGCGTGCGGCATACGCCCAGGGGTCCAGCCCCTGGCCCGCCCGCCTGTTGCTGGGCTGCCTGGCGCTGACCGCCCTGATGTTCCGGCAGGCGCCGGGACTGGTGGTGCCGGACACCAAGCTCGACCTGACCGCCGACCCGATCGGGTTCCTCGCCCGGTCGTTGCACCTGTGGGACCCGCACGGCTTCCTCGGCCAGCTGCAGAACCAGGCCTACGGCTATCTGCTGCCCGTCGGGCCCTTTCACGCCGTGCTGCTCGAGCTGGGTCTGCCGGCCTGGGTGGTCCAGCGCCTGTGGTGGTCAGTCGTGCTGTGCGTCGCCTTCCTCGGTGCCTGGCGGCTAGTCCGCGCCCTGGGCATGGGGTCACCGTGGGCCGCCTATGCCGCCGCCTTCGCCTATGCCCTGACCCCGCGAATGCTCAGCGAGGTGACCATCACCTCCGTCGAGGTGTGGCCGATGGCGATGGCCCCGTGGGTGCTGCTGCCGCTGGTCAGCCGGGCGCCGCTGACCTGGTGGGGCCGGATCTGGCGGTCGGCTCTCGCCGTGGCGCTGGTCGGCGGGGTCAACGCGGTCGCCACCGGCGCGGTGCTGGTGCTGCCGACCCTGTGGTTCCTGACCCGTCGCCTCAGCCGCGAGGTGCTGCTCGCCCTGCTGGCGTGGCTGGCTGCCGTCGTCGTGGCGATGGCGTGGTGGCTGGTGCCGCTGCTGGTGATGGGGGCGCACAGCCCACCCTTCCTGGACTGGATCGAGTCGGCCGGGACCACCACCCTCGTCGCGGGTCCGACCGAGGCGCTGCGCGGCACCACGCACTGGCTGTTTTATCTGGTCACCCATTCCGGACCGAGCTGGCCCGCCGGGAGGCAGTATGTCGACAGCTGGCTCCTGATCGCCGCCAGCCTGATCATCGCCGTGGTCGGTCTGGTGATGCTGACCGTGGCCCGGACGCCGCACCGGCTGTTCCTGGCCGTGGGTCTGGGCACCGGCCTGCTGCTGGTCGGCGCGGGACACACCGGGGTCCTCGCGGGGGTCCTGGCCGAGCCGGTCCAGTCCCTGCTCGACGGGCCCCTGGCCGCCTTCCGCAACACCCACAAGTTCGAGCTGGTCGTGCGGTTGCCGCTGGTGCTGCTGCTGGCCAGCGCCCTGACCCAGGCCACCCGCTGGGCCCGTCGCGCCCAGGTGCACCGCGCCCTGGTGCCCTTCGCCACCGCCTGCCTGGTGGTGGCGGTCGGGGCACCTGCCGTGGCTTCGACCCTGCCGCGGCCCGGCGGTTATGAGCAGATCGCGCCCCACTGGGTGGAGGCGGCCGACTGGCTGGACGCCCAGCCGGGGGACGGCACCGTCCTGGTGGTCCCCGCGGCCCCCTTTGCTGAGCACACCTGGGGAGTGACCCGGGACGAGCCGCTGCAGGCGCTGTTGGAGCGCCCGTTCGCGGTGCGGGACGCTGTCCCGCTGGGCGGGGCCGGCTCGACCCGGTGGCTGGACGAGATCCAGCGCCGCATCGGCGCCGGTGACGGGGGGCCGGACCTGGCGCAGGCCCTGGCCCGTGGCGGCATCGGGTGGGTGGTGGTCCGCAACGACCTGACCCTCGGCGCGCAGCAGACGCCACCGATCGCGCCGCACCAGGCACTGGTGGCGGCGGGGCTGGAGCGCGTGGGTGACTTCGGCCCGCCGGTCGGCCCACCCGGTGAGACCGACACCCACACGACCCGGCAGCGGACCATCGTGCCCACCCCCTCGGTGCAGGTGTATGCCGTGCCGGACCCGACGCCCGCCCGGCTCGTCCCGCTCGACCAGACCCAACTGCTCACCGGTGGACCGGAGGACGTGCCGGCGCTGGTGGCTGGCGCCCCGGCATACCTGCTGCAGGACGCGGCCAGCGCCCTGGGCGGTGACCTCGACGCCGCCCTGGGCGGTGCAGAGCTGGCAGGCACGGTCGTCAGCGACGGGTATCGGCGCCGGGCGGTCAACTTCGGGCAGGCCGCAGACAATGTCTCCGGCATGATGACGGCCGCGGAGGAGATGCCGGCCCGGGCGGTCAACGACTACCTGCTGCCCGGACTCGGTGACCCCGCGGTCCTGACCTGGCCGGAGCCGATCGCCTCGGTGACCGCCTCCTCCTCCCGCTCGGACGCGGACGTCTTTGGCACCACCGAGGCGGGCCACGACCCCTGGCGCGCGCTTGACGGCTCGGCGACGTCGGCGTGGGTCGGCGCCGGGACCAGTGCGGTGGGTCAGTGGTGGCAGCTGGAGTTCACGCAGCCCCAGGACCTGGGCAGCACCCTCACGATCCGGGTCGGCTCACCGGCCTACTACGCCTCGGTGCAGACCTGGCAGGTGGAGACCGACGCCGGCACCGAGACCACCACCATGACTCCCGGACGGTTGACGCACGAACTGGCCCTGCCAGAGGGGTCGACGGCCACCCTGCGGCTGACGGTGCTCGAGGCGTCCGCGGCCTCTGGCGGGTCGGCGGCGCTGGCCGAGGTGGACCTGCCGGGACTGACCCCCGTGGCTCCGAGCCTGCAGGTCCGTCCGGCCACCGGCGAGGTGGAGGTGATCTCGCTGCGGGCCCAGCAGCTGGGCCGGTCGGCCTGCCTGATGCTCGGTCAGCGACCGCTGTGCGCCGGAGCTCAGTCCGCGCCGCTGGAGGAGCCGGCCGGTCTGCGGCGCACCGTCGCCCTCGACACCGGAGCGGAGTATGCCGTGCACGGTCAGGTGCTGCCCGTGGACGGCACCGCGCTCGAGGAACTGCTGCGGGTGCCGGGACAGGTGCAGGTCACGGCCTCCTCCCGCGACGTCCTGGCGCCCTATGCCCGTCCGGAGTCCGTCCTGGACGGCGATGCGGGCACCGGCTGGGTGGCCGGAGCGCTGGACGGCTCACCGACCCTGACCCTGACGCTCCCCGAGCCTCGCCGGGTCGGCGGGCTGCGGGTGGTCAGTGACTACTTCCTGGCGGCCAGTCACCCCTCGGAGCTGCTCGTCAGTCTCGACGGTGGCGAGCCGATGGAGCGTGTCATCGGCGCGGAGAGCACGGTGACCTGGGAGGAGACCGAGGTGAGCACCGTGGAGATCACCTTCGGAGGCTCCTTCCCCGTGACGACCGTCGACCCGCTCGTGCCGGACTCGTTGCGGGTCCTGCCGGTCGGTGTCAGCGAGCTCACCCTGCTCGGCGCGGAGGACCTGGCGCTGCCCGACCCCGACCGCGATCTGCAGCTGGAGTGCGGCTCGGGCCCCGACGTCATCGTCGCGGACCAGACCATCCAGACCCGCGTCAGCGGCACGGTGCGGCAGGTGCTGGAGCGGTCCCGGCTGGACTGGGTGCCGTGCACCGACGACGACACCCTCGTCCTGGGCTCCGGTGCGCACGACGTGGTGGCCGAGGCGACCGAACAGTGGGTTCCGGTCGCCCTCATGCTGACGCGGGTCGACTCCGAGACGAGCAACTCGGCTGCCGGGTCTGTGCGGGGCATCCCCACGGCGGGCGCTGCGCGGGGCATCCCCACGGCGGGCGCTGCGCGGGGCATCCCCCTGGAGGTGACCCGGCCCGACCCGGCCGCCCTGGAGGTGTCCCTGCCCGAGCGACCGGCGGACTCGCTCGTCGTGATCGCCCAGAACGCCGGGGCGGGCTGGTCCGCGACGCTGGTGTCCGAGGACGGACAGCGCACGCCGTTGACGCCACTGGTCGTCGACGGCTGGCAGCAGGGCTTCGTCGTGCCCGCCGGTGCGGCGGGGACGGTCGAGGCGACGTTCGGTCCGGACGGCGCCTACCGCGCCGGCCTGGGTGCCGGTTTCCTCGCCCTGCTGGCCCTGCTCGGAGCCGGGGCGCTCTGGCATCCAGGGCGGCCCGTCCGACCGTTGCCGGCGGCCTCGCCCAACGTGCCCGAGGCGGTGGGCCTCGTGCTGCTGTTTGCGATCCTGTTCGCCGGGCTCTGGGGCCTGGGTCTGGCGCTGCTCGCCGCCGGGGTGCTGCGGCTGACGCCGCCGCGTGCCGCACCCGCCGTCGTGTCTGTCGTCGGACTGGTCGGCACAGGCCTGTTGACCTGGCTCGGCCCCACGCCGCACGGGAGCGCGCCGAGCGACGTGCTGCCGCAGGTGGTCGTCCTGCTGGCCATCCTGCTGGCACTGGCCGGTGCCGCACGCCACGTCAGTGCAAGGCCGCCGAACAGTGCCGGGCCGCCGGTCAGCGCGGGGCCGCCGGTCAGCGCGGGGCCGCCGGTCAGCGGCGCGGATAGACCCGACGCCCCCACTGCATGA
- a CDS encoding class I SAM-dependent methyltransferase — MEHAALPPAGTLARSVHLFRAFLVEQSDPDRFYSVLAADSTREVARFAPLAGADVLDVGGGPGYFANAFLAAGARYLGIEPDAGELTARGHAAANTLRASGLALPLADASIDLCYSSNVLEHVPDPEQMAHEMVRVTRPGGTVYLSWTPWLSPHGGHETGMWHYLGGRRAADRYARRHGHRPKNDFGTSLFVCSVGRMMRWARAVEASGEARIVAVEPRYHPAWARWMVRVPGLREVVAWNAVIVLERL; from the coding sequence GTGGAACACGCAGCGCTGCCCCCCGCCGGGACCCTCGCGCGCTCCGTGCACCTCTTTCGCGCCTTTCTGGTCGAGCAGAGTGACCCGGACCGGTTCTACAGCGTGCTGGCCGCCGACTCGACCCGGGAGGTCGCCCGCTTCGCTCCCCTGGCTGGTGCCGACGTGCTCGACGTCGGAGGCGGACCCGGCTACTTCGCCAACGCCTTCCTCGCCGCAGGGGCCCGCTATCTCGGCATCGAGCCCGATGCGGGCGAGCTGACCGCCCGCGGCCACGCCGCGGCCAACACCCTGCGTGCCTCCGGTCTGGCACTGCCCCTGGCCGACGCCAGCATCGACCTGTGCTACTCCTCCAACGTCCTAGAGCACGTGCCGGACCCTGAGCAGATGGCGCACGAGATGGTGCGCGTGACCCGGCCGGGCGGCACCGTCTATCTGTCGTGGACCCCGTGGCTGTCCCCGCACGGCGGCCACGAGACCGGGATGTGGCACTACCTGGGCGGACGCCGGGCGGCCGACCGCTATGCCCGGCGGCATGGTCACCGGCCCAAGAACGACTTCGGCACGTCGCTGTTTGTCTGCTCCGTGGGGCGGATGATGCGCTGGGCGCGGGCGGTCGAGGCTTCCGGCGAGGCGCGCATCGTGGCGGTCGAGCCGCGCTATCACCCCGCCTGGGCGCGATGGATGGTCCGCGTGCCGGGCCTGCGTGAGGTCGTGGCCTGGAACGCCGTGATCGTGCTGGAGCGGTTGTGA
- a CDS encoding glycosyltransferase family 4 protein, giving the protein MRIALCNWRDLAHPEGGGAELYARMVAEGLAAAGHDLTFLCAAHDNAPKEEHHNGVRYLRAGSRTGVYAAARRAIRRLEATEGRFDVVVDVQNGLPFFAGWATQAPVVVLVHHVHREQWPVVFSPPVAALGWGIESRVSPRLNRGRQYVAVSRSTRDELAELGVEPRHVAIIHNGTQPPPQVTAEQTEGPHLVVLGRVVKHKRIEHAIDLTRRLRDRHPGLRLRVVGDGWWRDEVRDYVAACGAQKYVDLLGFVDEETKHRELAAASLLLVPSVKEGWGLSVVEAASHGVPAIGYRGAGGVSESIEDGTTGLLVDDLEEMTAAVDGLLTDPDTLIRLGNNALAHAARFTWDETVRAWEHLLLRASWGHDPTALGDHEHPVPSANLSIKSATRRSS; this is encoded by the coding sequence ATGCGGATCGCCCTGTGCAACTGGCGCGATCTCGCGCACCCTGAGGGCGGCGGGGCTGAGCTCTATGCGCGGATGGTCGCCGAGGGACTGGCCGCTGCCGGGCACGACCTCACCTTCCTGTGCGCGGCGCACGACAACGCGCCAAAGGAGGAGCACCACAACGGGGTGCGCTATCTGCGGGCCGGGTCCCGCACGGGCGTCTATGCCGCGGCCCGGCGCGCGATCCGCCGGCTCGAGGCCACCGAGGGACGGTTCGACGTGGTGGTCGACGTGCAGAACGGCCTGCCCTTCTTCGCCGGCTGGGCCACGCAAGCCCCTGTCGTCGTGCTCGTCCACCACGTGCACCGCGAGCAGTGGCCGGTCGTCTTCAGCCCCCCTGTGGCAGCGCTGGGCTGGGGCATCGAGTCCCGGGTCTCCCCGCGCCTCAACCGCGGACGGCAGTATGTCGCTGTCTCCCGCTCCACCCGCGACGAGCTGGCCGAGCTGGGGGTCGAGCCGCGCCACGTCGCGATCATCCACAACGGGACGCAGCCGCCACCGCAGGTCACCGCCGAGCAGACCGAGGGACCGCACCTGGTGGTGCTGGGCCGGGTCGTGAAGCACAAGCGGATCGAGCACGCGATCGACCTCACCCGTCGGCTGCGTGACCGGCACCCGGGTCTGCGTCTGCGGGTGGTCGGCGACGGCTGGTGGCGCGACGAGGTGCGCGACTACGTCGCCGCCTGCGGCGCGCAGAAGTATGTCGACCTGCTGGGTTTTGTTGACGAGGAGACCAAGCACCGCGAGCTGGCGGCTGCCTCCCTGCTGCTGGTGCCCTCGGTCAAGGAGGGCTGGGGTCTGTCGGTGGTGGAGGCCGCCAGCCACGGGGTGCCGGCGATCGGCTACCGCGGAGCGGGTGGGGTCTCGGAGTCGATCGAGGACGGCACGACCGGGCTGCTGGTCGACGACCTCGAGGAGATGACGGCGGCGGTCGATGGACTGCTCACCGACCCGGACACCCTCATCCGCCTGGGCAACAACGCCCTCGCCCATGCCGCACGCTTCACCTGGGACGAGACCGTGCGTGCCTGGGAGCACCTGCTCCTGCGCGCGTCCTGGGGCCACGACCCGACGGCCCTCGGCGATCACGAACACCCCGTCCCATCGGCTAACCTTTCCATCAAATCAGCAACCCGGAGGTCCTCATGA
- the nadE gene encoding ammonia-dependent NAD(+) synthetase, which translates to MTRQQEIIAELGVRAEFDAAQETERRITFLADYLRTSGTKGYVLGISGGVDSTVCGRLAQLACERVRADGGDATFLAMRLPYGAQADEADAAAAVQFVGADETVTVNIKESTDAMFAEVDAAGIDFTTINHADFVKGNVKARQRMVAQYLAAGARSLLVLGTDQAAEAVVGFYTKYGDGACDLTPLAGLTKRRVRAVAAHLGAPEHLVVKVPTADLEDGQPLQPDEVALGVTYEAIDDYLEGKDVSDTDRETIEGWHARTAHKRAMPVAPADV; encoded by the coding sequence ATGACCAGGCAGCAGGAGATCATCGCAGAGCTCGGGGTGCGGGCGGAGTTCGATGCGGCGCAGGAGACCGAGCGGCGCATCACCTTCCTGGCGGACTATCTGCGCACCAGCGGCACCAAGGGTTATGTGCTGGGGATCAGCGGTGGTGTGGACTCCACGGTCTGCGGGCGTCTTGCGCAGCTGGCGTGCGAGCGGGTGCGCGCCGACGGGGGCGATGCCACCTTCCTCGCGATGCGGCTGCCCTACGGCGCCCAGGCCGATGAGGCCGACGCCGCGGCCGCGGTGCAGTTCGTGGGGGCCGACGAGACCGTGACGGTCAACATCAAGGAGTCCACCGACGCGATGTTCGCCGAGGTCGACGCGGCTGGCATCGACTTCACCACCATCAACCATGCCGACTTCGTCAAGGGCAACGTCAAGGCCCGGCAGCGCATGGTTGCGCAGTACCTCGCCGCCGGCGCCCGCTCGCTGCTCGTCCTCGGGACCGACCAGGCAGCTGAGGCGGTGGTCGGCTTCTACACCAAGTATGGCGACGGGGCCTGTGATCTCACCCCTCTGGCTGGGCTGACGAAGCGTCGGGTCCGTGCCGTCGCGGCCCACCTGGGCGCGCCTGAGCACCTGGTGGTCAAGGTGCCGACCGCCGACCTTGAGGACGGTCAGCCCCTGCAGCCGGACGAGGTGGCCCTCGGCGTGACCTATGAGGCGATCGACGACTACCTCGAGGGCAAGGACGTCTCCGACACTGATCGGGAGACGATTGAGGGCTGGCACGCCCGCACCGCCCACAAGCGTGCGATGCCCGTTGCTCCGGCCGACGTCTGA
- a CDS encoding response regulator transcription factor — protein sequence MTDSPIRLLLADDQALVRGALAALLNLEQDLSVVAEVGRGDEVLEAARTSQADVCLLDIEMPGMDGIEAADQLRQHLPQVRVLIVTTFGRPGYLRRAMDVGARGFVVKDTPARELAEAVRRVHAGLRVVDPELATESVLGGPNPLTDREREVLREAIAGGTVSSIAGRVHLSQGTVRNYLSSAIGKTGTATRVEAARVAQERGWL from the coding sequence TTGACTGACTCACCGATCCGCCTCCTGCTCGCCGACGACCAGGCGCTGGTCCGTGGTGCCCTCGCCGCGCTGCTCAACCTGGAGCAGGACCTCAGCGTCGTCGCCGAGGTCGGCCGTGGTGACGAGGTGCTCGAGGCCGCCCGCACCTCACAGGCGGACGTCTGCCTGCTCGACATCGAGATGCCCGGGATGGACGGCATCGAGGCGGCCGACCAGCTGCGCCAACACCTGCCGCAGGTTCGGGTCCTCATCGTGACGACCTTCGGACGTCCTGGCTACCTGCGCCGGGCGATGGACGTCGGCGCACGTGGTTTCGTGGTCAAGGACACTCCTGCCCGCGAGCTGGCCGAGGCGGTGCGCCGGGTCCACGCCGGGCTGCGCGTCGTCGACCCGGAGCTGGCCACCGAGTCGGTGCTCGGGGGCCCCAACCCGCTCACCGACCGCGAGCGCGAGGTCCTGCGCGAGGCGATCGCGGGAGGCACCGTCTCCTCGATCGCCGGGCGGGTCCACCTGTCGCAGGGCACGGTGCGCAACTACCTGTCCTCGGCGATCGGCAAGACCGGCACCGCGACCCGGGTGGAAGCGGCCCGGGTCGCCCAGGAGCGGGGGTGGCTCTAG